In the genome of Lathyrus oleraceus cultivar Zhongwan6 chromosome 4, CAAS_Psat_ZW6_1.0, whole genome shotgun sequence, the window ACCCACTAACTCTCCTAATAATTTAATATCAGTTACAAAACTCAAGAGTCTAACATATTATTCATCTTATTCTTAGAATTTGGATTAGACTCAACCCTTACAAACCGACTTATAAAGTGAGAATTGACCACAACTTATAAGCAAATTTTCAGGTCGTATCTCATCCAATGTGGGACAAATAAAACATACCCCACACACCCAAGACTGGACATCTAAAGCGTGATCTAAGTGACCTGATAGCATGCGACAAAGCGGATCTTAGATAGACTCTAATACCATCATAGAATTTGGGTTAGGTCTAACTCAACCCTTACAAAAGCGGCTTATAAGTTGAGGACAAGCTACCACTTATAAACAAACTTTTAGACTATATCTCATGCAATGTGAAAATCTTAACAGCCATCTTATTGGAAAGCTTCAAATCTTCATCTGACACCAATGAAGTTTTTTAGATCCACAAACATTTGACTTATTCATGATTGTCAAAACTCACAAGCTAAATCAAATCCTTGCTCAAAAGAAATAGCTCAGAACAGCACATTCAATGATTGGGACCTCAATAGGCAGTATTTGCTTCAAATTGCTTCTTTTATACAAAAACTTCAAATATAATACAGACAGATACTAGCAATTACTCACCATAATATTGTTATTTTGCACTCCTCCAGACCTCCAAGATAACAATCTCCCTGAAGAAGAACGTAAAGTAAGTTCAGCGCACGCACACAAGAAAAAGTGTCTTCTTCTTTCAACATTAAAAGGAAATAAATCAGTGCCATTAGTCTGCTAGGTCATTTGTACAGAATCCCAAAAAAAAAAGACGGACAGACTTTTGTATAGCAATCTAATCAATCCAGCATGCCTTATGGTGGACAGAGTTTATAGTGTAACCTAGTAGAATTGAAGTGTCAATCTAATTGCATTACCAAATGGTTGCACGAGTTGTTGAGATATGCTAGCCACAGGAGAACTCCAAAACCAGATAAGCAAAATTAAATATGTCAAAACCTACAAGGCACAACCATATATGTATCTTATCAGCCTCAGCAAAGAAAATATGTAAACCTAAAAATCAAATTTTAAATCAGGAAATACCTTAGAGATGAACAGAACTTTTGAATACAAAGTTGTGTCCCTGGCATGTAAATCTTGACCTGGATATTAAATATTTAAATGTAACTAATTTATTTGTAAAGCAGGAAAGGCAGAGAAACTAGAGTACTGCTACAATCCCAACGTTGTTTTAAGAACTATTATGGATGTTGATTTGTGCTACGACCCAGATGAGACTGAGAGTGTGGGCACAAATAGGCAATTAGCTAATTAGTTGCCCAAGCCTAATATGTATGTAGGGAGTGATGTTACGAAAATATAGGAAATGGGAGGAAATGAATGGGACGTGTGTGGCAGAGAGTGAGGGCTGAACAGAGAGAGAGAAAGATATCATTGATCATCTTTCACTTAGAACCTTAGAGATTGTGCAGATGGAGAACTACCTCTTCTCTAAGGAGCTTTGCTCTAGGATTACAGAGGTTCATCTTTTGTCTGTAATAGTTCCACTTTTAATCAATAATATCATATTTTGTTCTTTCTTAATTCAGGTTCCTATCAATTTGTAGTAAGAATTGATGTTGAGATTACTGAAGTTCTATTAACTATCTTTTTCTCTATTTTCTCATCTATTTGTCTCTCCCCGCAAAATCCTCCCCTACTGTTCTGTTTGGCTAACATGGCATAGGATAAGGATTAGATATCCTCCCAAAATAAAGACAACCGGCAAAAAGATcagaaagaaaaaacaaaaaaacatcAACTCAAGAGGAGCACTCCTATCATTGCTGCATGTGATAAAGAAACTTCCCTTAGAAAAACAGAAAAAGGATCAGCTTAAAAGAGCGACTCACTTAGCTTTTCTTTCATATAACATCCATCCCTTGTGCAGTATAGCATAAATGAGGATGTTATGATAGGTAGGTGGTCACACAGTTGCCGCGATCAGAATGTAGCCATAGGTAAGTGGATATACAACTCAAGAtatgattaaaaatgaaattaaaacaaagTTGGGGTAGCTCCTATTGTAGAAAATATGGTAGAGTTTTGATCTTATTTAGATTGGGCATGTGTTAAGACCCATAAAAGCACTAGGAAGCAAGGTAGACTTGATGAAAGATAGATAGTCCATTAGGTAGATGGAGACTAAGGAAAActaaattttttttatttaagtAGTATAGCATCAAGTTTATCTTCATAGAACACTCGAATTGATAGCTATGTAAAATGTTAATCCACATTTATATAGAATGCAATACGTGAAATGACTTGCAACAGGAAATAACTCACACTTTGCAAGTTCCCTCTCCTTTGCAGCTGCCTGTCTTTTGAGTTTTGCAGCTTGTGCAAAGGTGGATGGCCTGAGAGGACAAAAAAATTATTCATGTACTGTATTTCTCACAAATATACAGCGGTGAAAATAAACGGTGTTTCAAGTTCCACTAAATAACTTGGTTGAATATTCACAACAAGGGCCACCTACATCTAATAGCAAAACATATATATTTCTGTTGTATTGTTTGATTCTATACTCTTCAAGTCTGAACTATGTTTCATGATTTTAATGTATTCTTGTTTTTAATTAAAGTCACGTCAATGTCTGAGTACCATGCATCTTCCTCTGTAATCATATTAAAAGTGATACCTCACCGCTAGACTGGCATTAATCCCCTTCAATATTTCATCCTCGATACCTATAGTTTGACTTCTAATTTTACAACCAAGATTTCTGAAACATAGGACATAATGTGCATTTGGACAAAACCATTGGTTTACCCTCTAACTTTCAATGACCAGTTGACCACATACTAACCTGTAATCAGCCTTGAGCAAGCTCTAATACTAAGACCAATATAAATAAACCATAATTAACCCCTATCAACTTGCAAACGTACACATATAACATGTAATACAGCGTAAAAAATATTGTATTCATGATAGTTGCATATTTGGAATGGGGTTTTATTTTCATTGGGGAATGGGGGGAGGGCTCTACCGTTTGATACAGATCATATACTAGGGTTTCATATGCAGGAGCGCTGTTGGAAACACACTCTTTTCAACACAAACTCTTTTATTGGTTGAAATTCAAATGTATTCCACTAAACCAAGTAGACCCCACACCAAATTAATGGGACTCATAAATTTCAACCAATAAAAGAGTGACTGTTGAAAATAGTGTATTAGAGTGGGTTGCTAGCATAATTTTAAATACGTATATCACTAACAATGAACAAATGCAACATAATGGAAATTAGGCATGGAATAGAATTACCATATACCATCGTTATGATATTTCATGAAAATGAGGAAAATCTCCATTCCATTGTATGGGAAGTAAAGTTACCATCTTTAAGTTAAATAATAAGTTGGTTTAGTCCCAAAACACCATATTAGGAGGAAGAAAATTAAGGAATTGGTTCCACTTCATTTCACCATGTTTCAAACAATGGAAACCAATGGCATTCCATTTCATCTCTATATGGTAATCTAAACAGCTCATTTGCTTTAAATAAAGTCGAAGAAAATTGGTCATTTCAACTTTTGAATTAAAAAGTTGACACAAaaaacaattaaacaaaaataacACGACCAACTAAATTTGGAATCCATGCAAGTCCGGTTCCTTTTCATGACGGGGGATAGTGGTTGCTAAAGCACAGGTTACTTACTGCGACATGGAGTTTGCCTCCTTCAAAAGTTGTTTTATTTCTGCACGCAACTGAGTTTCTTTTTGCTTCTCAGATCCACCCTGTAACAAAAGCATGTGACTAAAAGAAATTAGTAACATAATCACTGGTCAGTATCTTAGAGAATATCTCCTGCTAAGCACGACAAAGCCAATAAGCACATAAAATATTACAGCAGACAATCACTAGGGCATGATGCAAAGGTTCAATTTTGTCTCGTTAAACTATAAGAGAAACTATTAAAAAAGATATCGAGATTAACAAATTGGATAGAAACATGGTCTTTGATAGAACATTATGGCGGAATTTGATCCATGTAGCCGGATCCCACTTAGTGGGATAAGGCTTGGTTGTTGTtgtaaaattaaaataacacaATTTTGTCATGGATATTCAATTCATGGCATTTGAGTGTGATATGGTAACCAAGGTATTGAAAATCAGAAAGGGGAAGTAAAATCGTAAATTGTGGAATTGTAAGAAAACCATAAATCACTTGAAATACTTGAGTAAATTTAAATTCATAAGCATAGCTCACAAGTAAGATATAATTAAAACCTTACATCACACTTcaaatacttattttaatttaaatttacTCATAAGCATAATCGTCTAAACATTTCAAAGATCGTAAGCTTATACAATTTAATGATTAACAGGACGGATTCTCCCAGATTCCACCAAAATTGGATTATGCGTATAGTCATAATCGCTGAGGGCAGCGTTATCTTAGAATCATGGAATTTTACAATTCAAATCAGGATTTTAACTACCATGCTGCTGACACAAACATTAACATATGCAACAGCCTATCTCATTGAATGATTCACCCTAATGACAGATATCTTCATTCTTAGAAAGTAGTTTAAGATTTGATGACAAAAAGCTAAAAACTACCCCCATAAAGTTTGGTCTCACAACAAGTCATCATCTTCCAGTACCACATAAATAGTGAAAATCCAACATTAGGGAATGAGCTCCAATTATGGAAAAATCATTCAACTCGAGTTCAAACTAGAGTTGGAACAGTCCTTGGTCAAACTTTACTTACCTCTCCATCAAACTAAGGACTATTCGAGCCTTTCCCCCGAGAACCAGAGGactaaaaacaaaaacaaaatagAAACATCTATAGCCTAGCAGAGTTCTAACAAATCACTATTGTTCTGCGTTGCGGAAAAAATGTGTATTTAAATTCTGCTCAACAGTGCTGCTATATCACTTTACATATCAATTTTAAATGATCAATCCACTCTAAATCAATTCTTTTCAACGCAGAACCAAACATACGCATGAATAAATTATCATGCAAATCAAATAACCAAAGTTCAAATTGAGCAAGGTGAACCACGCAAACATCACATACAAACACACACTATAAGCATTATCATAATAACTTGTAAATTGAAGATAACCTTCTTGAAGTGATCAATCCAATAGGAAGCAAATTGAAAAGCGAAAACTATGAAAAATATGAGAGGAGCTGCGAATGATCTTTGATGATCTTCACTGGCATTGTCTCCCATCATCGATTCAATTCGAAAATAGATATTCAAGGAAAGAGAAAGATCAATGAAATCTATATGTGAAAGATATAATGATTTAGGGCTTTTGTGATAACGGGAATCAAAAGTG includes:
- the LOC127074777 gene encoding protein GET1, which codes for MMGDNASEDHQRSFAAPLIFFIVFAFQFASYWIDHFKKGGSEKQKETQLRAEIKQLLKEANSMSQPSTFAQAAKLKRQAAAKERELAKCQDLHARDTTLYSKVLFISKVLTYLILLIWFWSSPVASISQQLVQPFGRLLSWRSGGVQNNNIMVGIIPWLAVTSRVSKLICKLTHSWLDW